One genomic region from Pagrus major chromosome 24, Pma_NU_1.0 encodes:
- the LOC141020368 gene encoding uncharacterized protein gives MSDMWSFSSSSPPPMIHHSSLSQSAPFISSAGNHGNHLHAKLPSYHLIPQNHVSSPHVPESPHHHLPPPQVTSPHIGPETQVTSPHLFYQPQQTSPHCGPWSQVTSPHLPHPYVPSPNLFPQPQVSSPHYVPQSQVTSPHFVPQPQVSSPHFVPQPQVSSPHFGPQPQVSFPHLLSPPLHHLPNQNPDPSLENPNWSGADLSYSCSYQNQTTAHLELHLQNQFSTGVTHHTDLSIGSYEQGDTPGPVQDTWRRLGPTLPQLQCSPLGSMSGEVALGRWSSDFSSSPAEDSSSTQFFHNNTPQPFCSPNTPGPSPHYPQTPTISSPGPHMHPREERLDPHAQTSRQLSRDKTLSCCLQECDGYQMISDQHLLQNQSELIQDQTGLLNATGNPDSCFSPQGRGQDVSSSTQTPGLPAGLSWREESGGGGRGGRGGRGGRGGRGRGGGGGGQPDWNWIKQPTNSTEVLDSRLMCTVCKRDFRSLPALNGHMRSHSGSRPAAWLNKAEDPSPLVPPSVSMVMPVTVPVQSRGPVKASRSGQRRLRRLSPAGGGGALYRSLLHPDEEEEEEEEEGGGAHYTPPPMLCPLRAAPGLYCSLSTRRQQRVQTVQLHNTHNGLNDLVAMETASPPPGTLTSGINKPRINTGRSFQAEIPPLRRREYAHSDSHNALPLWTPCEELERPVNQLRVEALLTMARSSVVPGGGASPESALRVLSECRGDFLLTVAKLLSPPETCNSSQHTAQQSWSAAERRSMVKSLQLHQKDFSKIQKVVQTKSLSQCVEFYYLWKKKLSLSTRTPAGLTVTLPDTNGQRSSRSHDTS, from the exons ATGTCTGACATGTGGTCATTTTCctcgtcctctcctcctcccatgATCCATCACTCCTCCCTGTCCCAGTCAGCTCCTTTCATCTCCTCAGCCGGAAACCATGGAAACCATCTCCATGCCAAG TTACCGTCCTATCACCTCATACCTCAGAACCACGTATCCTCACCTCACGTCCCTGAGTCCCCGCACcatcacctccctcctcctcaggtGACCTCCCCTCACATCGGACCTGAGACTCAGGTGACCTCCCCTCACCTCTTCTATCAGCCCCAACAAACCTCCCCTCACTGTGGGCCCTGGTCCCAGGTGACCTCCCCTCACCTCCCACATCCCTACGTTCCCTCCCCCAACCTGTTTCCCCAGCCCCAGGTGAGCTCCCCTCACTATGTACCCCAGTCTCAGGTAACCTCCCCTCACTTTGTACCCCAGCCCCAGGTGAGCTCCCCTCACTTTGTACCCCAGCCTCAGGTGAGCTCCCCTCACTTTGGACCCCAGCCCCAGGTGAGcttccctcacctcctctccccGCCCCTGCACCACCTCCCCAACCAAAATCCAGATCCGAGTTTAGAGAATCCAAACTGGAGTGGAGCTGATCTTTCCTACAGTTGCTCCTATCAG AACCAGACCACGGCCCACCTGGAGCTCCATCTCCAGAACCAGTTCAGTACTGGAGTCACCCACCACACAGACCTTTCCATTGGCTCATATGAACAGGGTGACACACCTGGTCCGGTTCAGGACACCTGGAGGCGTCTCGGGCCGACTCTGCCCCAGCTGCAGTGCTCTCCGCTGGGCTCCATGTCTGGAGAAGTCGCTCTGGGAAGATGGAGCTCCGACTTCAGCTCATCCCCAGCTGAAGACTCCTCCAGCACCCAGTTTTTCCACAACAACACCCCGCAGCCCTTCTGCAGCCCCAACACGCCTGGTCCGAGTCCTCATTACCCACAAACCCCGACTATCTCCAGCCCGGGTCCTCACATGCACCCCAGGGAGGAGAGACTGGATCCCCACGCACAAACATCCAGACAGCTGAGCAGAGATAAAACcctcagctgctgtctgcaggaGTGTGACGGCTACCAGATGATCTCCGACCAACACCTCCTCCAGAACCAAAGTGAGCTGATCCAGGACCAGACGGGCCTCCTCAATGCCACAGGGAACCCAGACAGCTGCTTCTCTCCACAGGGAAGAGGCCAGGACGTCAGCAGCAGCACCCAGACTCCAGGGCTTCCTGCTGGGCTGAGCTGGAGAGaagagagtggaggaggaggaagaggaggcagaggaggcagaggaggaagaggaggaagaggacggggaggaggaggaggaggtcaacCGGACTGGAACTGG atCAAACAACCTACAAACAGCACAGAGGTCCTCGACAGCAG GTTGATGTGTACGGTGTGTAAACGAGATTTCAGGAGTCTGCCGGCGCTGAACGGACACATGCGCTCCCACAGCGGCTCCAGACCGGCTGCGTGGTTGAACAAG GCCGAGGACCCCTCCCCGCTGGTCCCACCCTCCGTCTCCATGGTGATGCCCGTCACCGTGCCCGTCCAATCCAGAGGCCCGGTGAAGGCGAGCAGGAGCGGACAGCGGAGACTCAGGCGCCTCTCTCCGGCCGGCGGAGGCGGCGCGCTCTACCGCAGCCTGCTGCACccagacgaggaggaggaggaggaggaggaggagggtggaggcgCACACTACACCCCTCCACCCATGCTGTGTCCCCTCAGGGCGGCGCCGGGGTTGTACTGCTCACTCAGCAccaggaggcagcagagggtCCAGACTGTGCagcttcacaacacacaca ATGGACTCAATGAtctggttgccatggagacGGCCTCTCCACCTCCTGGGACCTTAACGTCAGGGATCAATAAGCC GCGGATCAACACAGGGCGGAGCTTCCAGGCTGAAATCCCGCCTCTACGAAGGCGTGAATACGCCCACTCCGactcccacaatgcactgccGCTGTGGACGCCATGCGAGGAGCTGGAGCGTCCTGTCAATCAGCTGAGAG TTGAAGCTCTGCTGACGATGGCTCGCTCCAGCGTGGTGCCAGGGGGCGGGGCCAGCCCAGAGTCAGCCCTCCGTGTCCTATCAGAGTGCAGAGGAGACTTCCTG ctgacGGTGGCGAAGCTGCTGTCACCTCCTGAAACCTGCAACAGCAGCCAGCACACAGCGCAACAAA GTTggagtgcagcagagaggaggtcGATGGTTAAATCACTGCAGCTTCATCAGAAAGACTTCAGCAAGATCCAGAAAGTG gttcAGACCAAGTCCCTCTCTCAGTGTGTGGAGTTTTATTATCTGTGGAAGAAGAAGCTGAGTCTGAGCACGAGGACCCCGGCCGGACTGACCGTCACTCTGCCCGACACAAAT